From a single Helicovermis profundi genomic region:
- a CDS encoding methyl-accepting chemotaxis protein, translated as MKKKKISLKVLNVSIVIILLIIAIIITAGISIYGLKSNVNAITDKITTEGQKTSTEFKNTLTDVALKGTMDQMDAVRDSVRNYFRDAEIGTRIISEDSSAKQIMNSENKIETGALLKKSLVNVYEQSKGSILFIYAGYEDGGIYTATGWETDDYDPRVRPWYKDAMKNKEKLIWTTPYIDFATGALIISAAITIEDEKGNAIGVVGADISLTSVQNLLKNYKIGESGYIYAVDKKGVIFYHPADDGVEDPKAYKKIGKPVTTEVAKEYSMGNDNTTKILRYEYNGDNKVAIAVKVPELDLSLFAAYKMDELNKISNETVEKFNNLEKEVAITSNNSQKNTIRNIILMGVGLLIVLGLITIIIISKIVKPIELMTINIKELAKGKFTNKIHFSAFTSEIGEAVDGLEHLRLELSEIINNILLLSNDIGTSSVKLSKNGSELEEISEAVSLAVNEIAEGATNQAMDAEESARLMEGLSSEVNSLTDYNAEQVEEINKLDKNSLKGVKAIENLTIKSNESLDIITKTSDKTHELSDVIGTITGITDTISSIAEQTNLLALNASIEAARAGEAGKGFSVVADEIRKLAEETANATNQITEMIFKVKQTSESVVDSMGFVEKINDEQMKASIDVSSSFDDIRVSLENIVRMIDESSNKINDIDSRKELVSSKIENIVSVTEETAAASEEVSASMETQNESVKLLATLSEDLEKKIERLNGDLEKFEI; from the coding sequence ATGAAGAAGAAAAAAATAAGTTTAAAAGTATTAAATGTTTCTATTGTTATTATTTTATTAATTATTGCTATAATTATTACGGCGGGTATTTCTATTTATGGATTAAAGTCGAATGTTAATGCAATTACTGATAAAATAACAACAGAAGGTCAAAAAACTTCTACAGAGTTTAAAAATACTTTAACGGATGTTGCACTTAAAGGAACAATGGACCAAATGGATGCTGTTAGAGACTCAGTAAGAAATTATTTTAGAGATGCTGAAATTGGAACTAGAATTATTTCAGAAGATAGTAGTGCAAAACAAATTATGAATTCTGAAAATAAAATTGAAACAGGAGCATTATTAAAAAAATCACTTGTAAATGTGTACGAACAATCGAAAGGTAGTATTTTATTTATTTATGCAGGATATGAGGATGGTGGCATATATACTGCAACAGGTTGGGAAACTGATGATTATGATCCACGTGTTAGACCATGGTATAAAGATGCTATGAAGAATAAAGAAAAATTAATTTGGACTACTCCATATATTGATTTTGCAACTGGAGCCTTGATTATTTCCGCAGCTATAACAATTGAAGATGAAAAAGGTAATGCAATAGGTGTAGTAGGTGCAGATATATCTTTAACTTCTGTTCAAAATTTATTAAAAAATTATAAAATTGGCGAAAGTGGTTATATTTATGCTGTAGATAAAAAGGGTGTCATTTTTTACCATCCAGCTGACGATGGCGTTGAAGATCCAAAAGCCTATAAAAAAATTGGTAAACCGGTTACTACAGAAGTAGCAAAAGAATATTCAATGGGAAACGATAATACAACTAAAATACTTAGATATGAATACAATGGTGATAATAAAGTTGCAATAGCAGTTAAAGTTCCAGAATTAGATCTTTCATTATTTGCTGCTTATAAAATGGATGAACTTAATAAAATTTCTAATGAAACTGTTGAAAAATTTAATAATCTTGAAAAAGAAGTTGCAATTACATCAAACAATAGTCAAAAAAATACAATTAGAAATATAATATTAATGGGAGTTGGTTTATTAATAGTATTAGGACTTATTACAATAATTATTATAAGCAAGATAGTTAAACCTATAGAGCTTATGACTATTAATATTAAAGAATTAGCAAAGGGTAAATTTACAAATAAAATTCATTTTTCAGCATTTACTAGTGAAATTGGTGAGGCGGTAGATGGTCTTGAGCATTTAAGACTTGAACTTAGTGAAATTATCAACAACATTTTACTTCTTTCAAATGATATTGGTACATCTTCTGTAAAACTTTCTAAAAATGGATCTGAACTTGAAGAAATTTCAGAAGCTGTTTCTCTTGCTGTTAATGAAATTGCTGAAGGTGCAACTAATCAAGCTATGGACGCTGAAGAAAGTGCTCGTTTAATGGAAGGTTTATCTAGTGAAGTTAATAGTCTTACTGATTATAACGCTGAACAAGTTGAAGAAATAAATAAATTAGATAAAAATTCTTTAAAAGGAGTAAAAGCAATTGAGAATTTAACTATTAAATCAAATGAATCATTAGATATAATAACTAAAACTTCTGATAAAACTCATGAACTTTCAGATGTTATTGGTACTATAACTGGTATAACTGACACTATTTCTAGTATTGCAGAGCAAACTAATCTACTCGCTCTTAATGCATCGATAGAAGCTGCAAGGGCAGGCGAAGCCGGAAAAGGTTTTTCTGTAGTTGCTGATGAGATTAGAAAATTGGCTGAAGAAACTGCAAATGCTACTAATCAAATTACGGAGATGATATTTAAAGTTAAGCAAACATCGGAAAGTGTTGTAGACTCAATGGGATTTGTTGAAAAAATTAATGACGAACAAATGAAAGCGTCTATTGATGTAAGTTCATCATTTGATGATATTAGAGTTTCACTTGAAAATATAGTAAGAATGATTGATGAATCTTCAAATAAAATTAATGATATTGATTCTAGAAAAGAACTTGTATCAAGTAAAATTGAGAATATTGTTTCAGTTACTGAAGAAACTGCAGCAGCCTCAGAAGAGGTTTCTGCTTCTATGGAAACTCAGAATGAATCAGTAAAATTACTTGCAACCTTATCTGAGGATTTAGAGAAAAAAATTGAACGATTAAATGGTGACTTAGAAAAATTTGAAATTTAA
- a CDS encoding NAD(P)/FAD-dependent oxidoreductase, whose protein sequence is MYDVAIIGAGVIGTIIARTLSKYKLDIVILERDNDVSNGTSKANSAIIHAGYDAPFNTKKGKLNVKGNKMFDKICSELNVPFKRIGSLVVAKNEEEIKVLYKLKENGEKLGVENLKILDGKNVAMLEKNLTSDVLKALYAPTAGIIEPWELTIALAENAMDNGVKLELNFEVNSIKVLKEHFLIKSNDKKVEAKIVVNAAGVYADDIYNMVTDKPEFSIRPRRGQYFLLDKEARGFVEHIIFPTPTSLGKGTLITPTIDGNILIGPDSENLNKNSKESINTTFERLNLVKKLAKNLTDKIPYNLNITTFSGLRAEATIDDFIIEESKKIPKFINVAGIKSPGLSSSPAIAEYVEEILKNILKNVSLKENYNPYRRARIKFDKLSIEDKNELIKKEPSFGRIICRCEMITEGEIIDAIHRNAGARTINGVKRRVRAGSGRCQGGFCAPRVMEILAKELNLKMEDIVMENKESYILSGKTKS, encoded by the coding sequence ATGTATGATGTTGCAATAATAGGAGCTGGAGTAATTGGAACTATAATTGCAAGAACTTTATCAAAATATAAGCTTGATATAGTTATATTAGAACGTGATAATGACGTGTCAAATGGAACAAGTAAAGCAAATAGCGCTATTATTCATGCAGGATATGATGCCCCCTTTAATACAAAAAAAGGCAAATTAAACGTTAAAGGCAATAAAATGTTCGATAAAATATGTAGTGAATTAAATGTACCTTTTAAAAGAATCGGATCATTAGTTGTTGCTAAAAATGAAGAGGAAATTAAAGTATTATATAAATTAAAAGAAAATGGTGAAAAACTTGGAGTTGAAAATTTAAAAATATTAGATGGCAAAAATGTTGCTATGTTAGAGAAAAACCTTACTAGTGATGTATTAAAAGCCCTTTATGCTCCAACAGCAGGAATAATAGAGCCGTGGGAACTAACAATTGCTTTAGCTGAAAATGCAATGGACAATGGTGTTAAGTTAGAACTCAATTTTGAAGTTAACAGTATAAAAGTATTAAAAGAACACTTTCTAATCAAAAGTAATGATAAGAAAGTTGAAGCAAAAATTGTTGTGAATGCTGCAGGTGTTTATGCAGACGATATTTATAATATGGTTACTGATAAACCCGAATTTTCTATTAGACCAAGGAGAGGTCAGTATTTCCTTCTCGATAAAGAAGCAAGAGGGTTTGTAGAGCATATTATTTTTCCAACACCTACTTCTTTAGGAAAAGGAACTTTGATTACTCCAACGATTGATGGCAATATTTTAATAGGCCCTGATTCAGAAAATCTCAATAAAAATTCTAAAGAATCAATTAATACAACTTTTGAAAGATTAAATTTAGTTAAAAAACTTGCAAAAAATTTAACTGACAAAATACCATATAATCTCAATATAACAACATTTTCAGGACTTAGAGCAGAAGCAACAATAGACGATTTTATAATAGAAGAATCTAAAAAAATACCAAAATTTATCAACGTTGCTGGAATAAAATCACCAGGTCTATCTTCATCACCTGCTATTGCAGAATATGTTGAAGAAATATTAAAAAATATTCTTAAGAATGTTAGCTTAAAAGAAAATTATAATCCATATCGTAGGGCGAGGATAAAGTTTGATAAACTTTCAATTGAGGATAAAAATGAATTAATTAAAAAAGAACCATCATTTGGGAGAATTATATGTCGCTGCGAAATGATTACTGAAGGAGAAATTATTGACGCGATTCATAGAAATGCTGGTGCTAGGACTATAAACGGAGTAAAAAGAAGAGTAAGAGCAGGATCTGGAAGATGTCAAGGTGGATTTTGTGCTCCTAGAGTAATGGAAATATTAGCAAAGGAACTTAATTTAAAAATGGAAGATATAGTTATGGAAAATAAAGAATCATATATTTTGAGTGGGAAAACAAAATCATGA
- a CDS encoding DUF1667 domain-containing protein has product MDKTKEIICIVCPVGCRLKIIKNIDTSTYSVKGNKCNRGKIYGIKELTNPTRKVPSTVAIENALYTRLPVITDKAIDKKLIFDVMDELKKVSVKAPINMGDIIIHNILDTNVNIIATRSMAALKK; this is encoded by the coding sequence TTGGATAAGACAAAAGAGATTATATGTATTGTATGTCCTGTTGGATGTAGATTAAAAATAATAAAAAATATAGATACGAGTACTTATAGTGTTAAAGGAAATAAATGTAATCGTGGAAAAATATATGGGATTAAAGAATTGACTAATCCAACTAGAAAGGTTCCGAGTACGGTAGCTATTGAAAATGCACTATATACAAGACTTCCAGTAATTACAGACAAAGCAATTGATAAAAAATTAATATTTGATGTGATGGATGAACTTAAGAAAGTAAGTGTTAAAGCACCGATTAATATGGGCGATATTATTATTCATAATATTTTAGATACTAATGTTAATATTATAGCCACTAGAAGTATGGCTGCCTTAAAAAAGTAA
- a CDS encoding tRNA-dihydrouridine synthase family protein, producing MKLSLAPIQGITLAHYRNIYSEIFGGVDSYYTPFIATSSLRKIVPSIYKDIIPQNNNNNIDIIPQLLSNNGSDFNFFASTIADMGYKEINWNIGCPSHTVTKKKKGSGILAYPDMVNKFLDEVCTNKQYDLTVKLRLGLNSLDEGINIIELLNNYPLKSVIIHARTGIQKYEGTVNLESFEILNSLSKHEVTYNGDIFTNEDFIKIKNRFPMVNSFMIGRGALRDPFLPSTIKGIITPTSEKIAKIKEFHDFIFNHYKKVLYGDKHLCDKMKEFWIYTSVHIDPSGKFLKKLKKCNTTSVYLDIIDKMFDTSNLWIE from the coding sequence ATGAAACTTAGTTTAGCACCAATTCAAGGAATTACACTTGCACATTACAGAAACATTTACTCAGAAATCTTTGGAGGAGTTGATAGCTATTACACACCATTTATAGCAACATCTAGCTTGAGAAAAATAGTGCCATCAATTTATAAAGACATTATCCCACAAAATAATAACAATAATATAGACATTATCCCGCAACTACTTTCAAATAATGGATCTGATTTTAATTTTTTTGCATCTACAATTGCAGATATGGGATATAAAGAAATAAACTGGAATATTGGATGTCCATCTCATACTGTAACAAAAAAGAAAAAAGGATCTGGTATTTTAGCGTATCCTGATATGGTAAATAAATTTCTTGATGAGGTTTGCACTAATAAACAGTATGACTTAACTGTAAAACTAAGATTAGGACTTAATAGCTTAGATGAGGGAATTAATATAATTGAATTACTAAATAACTACCCTTTAAAGAGTGTAATCATACATGCAAGAACCGGAATTCAAAAATACGAAGGCACAGTAAATCTTGAGTCATTTGAAATATTAAATTCTTTATCTAAACATGAAGTAACTTATAATGGCGATATATTTACAAATGAAGACTTTATAAAAATAAAAAATAGATTTCCTATGGTAAATAGTTTTATGATCGGTAGAGGTGCACTTCGCGATCCATTTTTACCTTCAACTATAAAAGGGATAATTACACCTACTAGCGAGAAAATTGCTAAAATAAAGGAATTTCACGACTTCATTTTTAACCACTATAAGAAAGTACTTTATGGTGATAAACATTTATGTGATAAAATGAAAGAATTTTGGATCTATACTTCTGTACATATTGATCCAAGTGGTAAATTTTTAAAAAAATTAAAAAAGTGTAACACCACCTCTGTGTATCTTGATATTATAGATAAAATGTTTGATACATCTAATTTATGGATAGAATAA
- a CDS encoding cyclic nucleotide-binding domain-containing protein, whose product MIIITDNKKLTKYIYDNKIDEIFGKDIIPFAKLLFFNKNEHICRADEKLDYLYFLVEGRAKVYTLLRNGKILSYRFYDSLEVIGDIEFIHQDRANSNIEVIENTYCIGIPIEIIKMNYLNDSSFLKYMCESLANKLKSFSKASSINLLYPLENRVANYLLTNNNETGTYYNFTEMSELLGTSYRHLLRILDKLSKNNTIQKDGNIIQIIDLELLKEMSEDLF is encoded by the coding sequence ATGATTATAATAACAGATAACAAAAAATTAACAAAATATATATATGATAATAAAATTGATGAAATTTTTGGCAAAGATATTATTCCATTTGCTAAATTGCTATTTTTTAATAAAAACGAACATATTTGTAGAGCAGATGAAAAACTTGATTATTTATATTTTTTAGTAGAAGGAAGAGCTAAAGTTTACACATTACTTAGAAATGGCAAGATACTTTCATATCGTTTTTATGATTCATTAGAAGTAATTGGAGATATTGAATTTATACACCAAGACCGCGCAAACTCTAATATCGAAGTTATTGAAAATACTTATTGCATTGGTATTCCAATTGAAATCATTAAAATGAACTACCTTAATGATAGCAGTTTTTTAAAATATATGTGTGAAAGCCTTGCTAATAAATTAAAAAGTTTTTCGAAAGCTAGTTCTATAAATTTACTTTACCCACTTGAAAACAGAGTTGCAAACTATTTGTTAACTAACAATAATGAAACTGGAACATATTATAATTTCACAGAAATGTCAGAACTACTTGGAACAAGTTATAGACATCTACTTAGAATTTTAGATAAATTATCTAAAAATAATACAATACAAAAAGATGGTAATATCATACAAATCATCGATTTAGAATTATTAAAAGAAATGTCAGAAGATTTATTCTAA
- a CDS encoding DMT family transporter, with protein sequence MYKLYAVFVGMLISIMISFNSILSVNIGTYLSIVVIHLVGLISVSLIMIIFKLKLKIKKELPWYLYFSGLIGIVMLLFANLTVSHIGVALTVSLSLFGQSIMALVIDHYGLFGMDIVEISREKFISLFIVFIGIGFMYFL encoded by the coding sequence TTGTATAAATTATATGCAGTATTTGTAGGAATGTTAATTTCTATTATGATAAGTTTTAATAGTATTTTATCAGTAAATATAGGAACTTATTTATCGATTGTTGTGATTCACCTTGTTGGATTAATTTCAGTATCATTGATTATGATTATATTTAAATTAAAATTAAAAATAAAAAAAGAATTACCCTGGTATTTGTATTTTTCTGGCCTAATCGGAATAGTAATGTTATTGTTTGCAAATCTGACTGTAAGTCATATAGGAGTAGCTTTAACAGTTTCTCTTTCACTATTTGGTCAATCAATAATGGCGCTTGTTATTGATCACTATGGATTATTTGGTATGGATATAGTGGAAATTAGTAGAGAAAAATTTATTAGTCTTTTTATAGTATTTATTGGAATTGGGTTTATGTATTTCTTATAG
- a CDS encoding DMT family transporter: MYLLIAFISGGLTILSMIVNSKLAKYIGIIEGTMVNYIVGLFFSFLIILVNKDIFNISISMLNNVPFWCLFGGAVGVIVVSISNIIMPKIPTIYTTLLIFSGQILFGLVIDFFLIKNVGIGKIIGSILVIVGLTYSILIDYKKNKIKIEQASKQYNLSK, translated from the coding sequence ATGTATTTATTAATAGCTTTTATAAGTGGTGGTTTAACAATATTATCAATGATAGTAAATTCTAAACTCGCAAAATATATTGGAATTATTGAAGGTACTATGGTTAACTATATTGTGGGTTTATTTTTTTCTTTTTTAATAATTTTAGTTAATAAGGATATTTTTAATATTTCAATATCTATGCTAAATAATGTTCCATTTTGGTGCTTATTTGGTGGTGCTGTAGGTGTAATAGTAGTTTCAATTTCCAATATAATTATGCCAAAAATTCCTACAATTTATACAACTTTATTAATATTTTCAGGACAGATATTATTTGGATTGGTAATTGATTTTTTTCTAATAAAAAATGTAGGTATTGGTAAAATCATTGGAAGTATTTTGGTTATAGTAGGACTTACTTATAGTATATTAATAGATTATAAGAAAAATAAAATTAAAATAGAACAGGCTTCAAAACAATATAATTTAAGTAAATAG
- a CDS encoding DMT family transporter produces the protein MNKNRIKGNILLFITSIIWGLAFVAQRLGGEVIGAYSFNGIRFFLGALSLIPLIIYFDKKNNNLAFSGIKKIIPSGILLGFILFIASALQQIGIMYTSVGNTAFITGLYIVLVPLIGILFRHKATKQTWISSVIAMIGLYFLSISKGFSINYGDLLELIGAFFWATHILSIDYFVKKYDALKLSMIQFFSCSIFSAVSAILFENTTTTMIYNAFIPILYGGLMSVGVAYTLQVVGQKYAKPSHAALILSLETVFGAIGAAIILSEKLTTRGYFGASLMFVGMIFSQIKLKNTK, from the coding sequence ATGAATAAAAATCGAATAAAAGGAAATATTTTATTATTTATCACTTCAATAATATGGGGACTCGCTTTTGTAGCTCAAAGACTTGGTGGAGAAGTTATAGGAGCTTATTCATTTAATGGTATAAGATTTTTTTTAGGTGCTTTATCTTTAATTCCTCTTATAATATATTTTGATAAAAAGAATAATAATTTAGCTTTTTCTGGCATAAAAAAAATAATACCTTCCGGTATTTTACTTGGTTTTATCCTATTTATCGCCTCAGCTCTTCAGCAAATTGGAATTATGTATACATCAGTTGGAAACACTGCTTTTATTACTGGACTTTATATTGTTCTTGTGCCTTTAATAGGTATATTATTCAGACACAAAGCAACTAAACAGACATGGATATCAAGTGTAATTGCAATGATAGGATTGTACTTTCTTTCTATTAGTAAAGGCTTTAGTATAAATTACGGAGATTTGCTCGAATTAATTGGAGCTTTTTTCTGGGCAACTCATATTCTTTCTATTGATTATTTTGTAAAAAAATATGATGCTTTAAAATTATCTATGATTCAATTTTTTTCTTGCTCAATTTTTAGCGCAGTTTCTGCAATACTTTTTGAAAATACAACAACTACAATGATTTATAATGCTTTTATTCCTATACTTTATGGTGGACTTATGTCAGTTGGAGTCGCTTATACACTTCAAGTTGTTGGTCAAAAATATGCAAAGCCTTCACATGCCGCACTTATATTAAGTCTAGAAACAGTCTTTGGCGCAATTGGAGCTGCTATTATTTTAAGTGAAAAACTTACTACTCGTGGTTACTTTGGAGCGAGTCTTATGTTTGTAGGTATGATTTTCTCTCAGATAAAACTTAAAAATACAAAGTGA